The window GGATAATTAGAGAAACTGTTGGGAAGGAATTACCCAAAGGCTTTCAACGGGCAGAGTTCTTATTAGAACATGGATTCTTAGATATGATTGTAGATAGAAGAAAACTCAAAGAGACCATAACATTACTGCTAAAAATGCTAAAATAGGGCTATTACAATATAAATCAGATATTGATTCATCTATGTAACTACAAAACTTGAAGGTTACATGGATGAGTTATTTCCTTTTGAAACCAGATGTAAGAGATAAAAGTTTTTTAAACTAGGATTTTTACAAAAAAAGCTCTAAATTTGTGTAAAACGCAAGGTTGGATTATGGTTATTTTTCCAAAAAGCTTTCTAAACATTGATTTAGAAAACATGTAATAACCTTTAATTTAGTGGGTGTATATAACACTAAATTAGACATTACCTAACATGTTTTTTTCAGATTTCATGTGTAATTAGGGAAAAAATAGTAGGCTCTAGTACGGTTAGGTTTAAATAAACTTGTTCCGTTTTTGTAAGACATTATTAAAATTCAATACATCTATGGAATTTTGGAAAATAGCTATTGGCGTATTTATGACAATTTATTCTTGCGTCGTGTTATATTTACTATACCATCTTATAAAGGATAAACATTTTAGTGATTAAGTTTGGTTTAATTTAATAATGAATAAATTATAATTTATAAGGCTCGCAATGTTATTGGTTAATAAACCTTATAACACTAGTTACTAAAAGCATTGTTAGGTATAATTTCTTCCCTAGTAAAGGGAGTCTCATTATAATAAAAACTCGTTTGCCAGGGAAGAAATTGTCATGTAAATAAGTGTTTTTGCTTATAGATGTATGTATGATTAGGAATTTTTCCAGTCTTCATCTGTTGCGCCTTGATTATCTACATCTGTGTTTTCTTTGTTATTTAGATCTCCCTGATCTATAATACTATTGACCTTATCGCAAAATGCACTTAACACTTGATTACCCTGAAATGTACTTCGTTGAGCTTGCTCCTCTCTTGCTCTTTGCCCGTTCTTTCTCTTTATATTTGCTTGAAGTATTTCATTTAACTCATCCTCACTGTCACTTTCTTCACCTTCTTTAGCTTTACCTGTTAATGTACTCCGTCTGTTTTTCATTTTTTCTCTCATAGTTAGTTGTTGTTCCTGAGATCTCTTCTTGGGTTTTTCTTGATTGTTACCATCACCAACAGGGTTCTCTGAAGGCCCTAATTCATTTTTTTTATCGTCATTAGATGTATTACTAAAAGTCCCATCACTCTCTTGTTCAGTATTACCAGATTTATTACCATTTGAAGTATCTGTTTCATATCCTTCATCGTCACTAGATGTACTAGAGTTCTTAGCTGGTGCTGTTTGAGCACCACTGGATGTGCCACTAGAAGTCTTATGTTGGGCTTTTTGAATATTACTAGATGTATTATCAGAAATATTAAATTCAGTATGGACAATAGTATCATTATTACTTGAAATCCCTGCTTTTACATTCCCTGATTTAGCATTTTTATCAGCACTAAATTTATAAATCGTTTCAGATTCGGCACTATTGTTTAAAATCTTTTTTAAATATCTCTGATTTGCTTCTATTGGCCCAGAACATGTTTTTGTAAGATTACTAAATAAAAACCAAAAGCTAGTAATGGTCCAAATTAACCTTCGCTTAACTATTATTTTTTGAATCGATTTTATTATTGTATTGGTCATATAGATTTTGTTTTTTATTTTTTTATTTAACTGAATTCATTAATAATCTTCCTCATTATATGAGATATAACGAATAGATACCAACACATTACATATCAAGAACGAGACTGGTAGCACGCATCACATTTTTACCATAGAAGCGTAGTTTACCCATCAAGCAACAGATGTCGAACAGTACATACTCATCCCCCCTACTTATGAAATACAAAACACTATAACCATCTTTACATTGGCAAAGCTCATTTCTGTAATACCAACAAAACGCTATGCAAGCCCTTACTTTCACTATATTAAAAAAGATCAATAATTGCAACATATAGGTTGGAATATTACAATTTTTTATCACATTATTTTATTTTTATTATTGCTTTTTATTCATAAATAAATGGATTTTCAAACAGAATATGACTTATAGTATATAAAATTTCCCTAGTATTAGGTATTGTTATACATTTTTTATAAAAATATTTATAATATTTGCACACATGAAATGTATTTATTATAATACATTTATGTACATGAAGATATCTTTTTTATTTTTTTAAACTAAAAGCACATTACCATGCATCTATTTAAAGTTTTTAGATTTCTTGTTTTAATTTTGTTGATTACCACAGGTTGCAATAAGCCCAATAATTTAGAAATGTTCCGAAGAATTTTCAAAAAAAATACCAATCCGTCTACTGCTTGTGTAAAGCTTACCAAAATCCAAAGCATTAGTGAAAAACAGGCGGATTGTGTTGATAACAAATCAGACCAATCATTTCAATTCAGCAATACGCAACAAAATTCTGTACAACATAATGATAATACTACAAAATTGGATACAACACAACCTTTAAACCATACAAATGAGTCTAATACAACGGATATATCATTAGATGAAACGTTAGACAATACAAAAACTAATGAGCAACTGAAAGCCGACCTTGAAGCACAACTAGCAGAACTAGAAAAAAAGATCAAAGAACTCTAGCCATATCAATAAACTGACATTGAGCTACCCTTCTTTAAACTCTTAGACACTTTTTCTAGCCAATTAAATGGCATGATTTAAAGGCAAAATAATTTTATCTATTTATTTGTATAGCCCACATATGTGTAGGCTATAACACACTATCTCCAACTTAGTAAGCAACCTCTAACAAAAAACGTTCCCGAAGTAGATTGATGTATGTATTCTTCTCTCCTAGATAGATTAATTTTTCTTGGTCTGTATAAGGTTTTCTTTCCTGTTCCTGTTGAACCAAATAACCTTGTACTGTTACACTAGTATGATCTATATATTTACGCAATTGAGCGACAAGATCTTCTTTTAAACTTTGTAAAATATCTTCCTGTACAGGGTTGATCAATGCAATAGAAATAATATCACCTTGAATCTCTATGGGTTGATTCAAAAGGTGATATCCCGCTATATTTCCTATGTGCTTCAACTGCTCTCTGTAGTCAATAAGAAAAGATTGCACAACCTCTTTGACTATTATTTGTTCCCCGTTATTAGATTTAGCTGTTATTTTTTTTTTTTGAGAGGGATTATCTGTTTGTTGTTCGGAAACCAATGAAGACTTTAATGTTTTTAAATCAGGAATTTCCATAGTATCCCGCTGACGATCAGGTACTTTTTCTACTACTTTAGGGACAGATGTAACGTTAATTTCTTCTGACTTAACCTTAGGAACTTCTACCTTTGGTTTCTCTAAAGGGACATAGAGCGCCTCCTTTGACTTTTCTGTTAATTGTTTTGCGTTTTTATCGCTATTAAGAAACGAAGTCGAGGTAGAAATTTCTTTTTCAGCCTTATTTTCTTCCACATATGACATATGCAAAGTTGCCAACTCTATCAACAACAGTTCTACATGCAACCTTTGGTGCTGACTCGCTTTATACCCTATTTCACATTGATTCAAAGATGCTAACGCACGTATTAAAAAAGGAATTGTACATTTAGCAGCATATTCCACATACAATGGTCGGAGGTTGTCCGTAACTTCTAAAAGAGGTATAGTAGTACTGTTTTTGCAAACCATTAGATTACGCAAATGGTCTCCAAGGCCTACTATAAAATGGTGCCCACTAAATCCAGCACGTAATACAGTGTCATAAAGAGTGAGTACAGCAGGAATATCACCTACTAAAAAAGCGGTTGTACATTTAAAGTAATAATCATGGTCAAGCAATTGAAGGTGATCTCGTGCCATGTCATATGTGATCACTCCTTCTGTTCTTGCAGAAGTGGCCATTAAATCAAACATAGATAGCGCATCACGCATGGCTCCCTCAGCTTTTTGTGCAATTAACTGCAAAGCAGACTCTTCGTAAGCAATAGATTCTTGTAACGCAACTATTCTCAACTGTGTTACAATATCTTCTATTTTAATTCTATTAAAACTAAAGATTTGACAACGAGACAAAATCGTAGGCAAGACTTTATGCCGTTCTGTAGTAGCTAATATAAATATTGCATAACTAGGAGGCTCCTCAAGTGTCTTTAAAAAGGCATTGAAGGCAGCATTAGACAGCATATGCACTTCATCTATAATATATATTTTATATTTACCCACTTGAGGAGCATAGCGAATTTGATCAACCAGATCACGAATATCTTCGACAGAGTTATTAGAAGCAGCATCTAACTCATAAACATTTATAGAATTGTTTTTGCTAAAGCTAAGACAATTTGTACAATGGTTACATGGTTCCGATTCGTCCGTAACTTGTAAACAGTTAATTGCCTTAGCTAAAATACGTGCACAGGTAGTTTTTCCCACACCACGTGGTCCACAAAAAAGAAAAGAATGAGCAAGTTGTTTGTGTGCTATTGCATTTTTTAGTGTGGTAGTAATGTGGGATTGACTAATTACGTCTTTAAAAGTAATAGGACGATATTTCCTGGCAGAAACTACAAATTCACTCATAAGGTAACATCTAAAAATAGTCTACCAAACTAACCTATCTGTGAAAAAAAGTTTTCACACGGTCAAAAAAACTTGGTTCATGTTTACCTGGTTTAGGCTGAAAGTTAAGTGAATCTTTAAGAGAAAGCAATAGTTCTTTTTCTTCTTTTGTAAGTTCTTGTGGCGTCCATATTTGTACAAAAACCAACTGATCTCCTTTGGCACCAAAGCCAGCTGCATCGATAATACCCTTCCCTTTCATTTTTAATACCTTACCACTACTAGTTCCTGCTGGAATTTTAAGAAGTACTTTCCCATATGCTGTTGGCACTTCTTTTTCACAGCCTAATGTTGCATCGATAAAGCTAATATGCAAGGTATAACAGATATTAATGCCTTCACGTTTTAAAAAAGGATCTTGTTCCTCTTTCACAAATACAATTAAATTACCAGACACACCACCACGCAATGGTACATTCCCTTTATTAGAAATTGTTAGATCCATTCCTTCTACCATACCTGATGGTACGCGAAAAGAGATCTGATCTTCTTTGAATTGCCTACCTGTTCCAGAACAATCTTTACAATTCTTTTTTACATATTTACCCGTTCCCGAACAATCCTGACAGGACCCTTGCTTAATCATATTTCCCAACACTGTTTCGAACACACGTTGAATAGTACCGGTACCTTTGCACGGTGTGCATGTTTCTACAGCAAGGCCATTTTCAGATCCATTACCACCACATGTATCGCAGCTTACATAACGTTTGATCAGCACCTGTTTTGTAGCACCATGAGCAATTTCGTGAAGATTAAGAGAAATTTTAATACTTAGATCTTCCCCACGTTTAGCTTGAGTTCGTGTCCCTCCTCCAAAAAAACTGCCAAAAGCAGAGTTAAATAGATCATCAATATTCTCGGTATAGAAATGTCCTTCTCGTTGGTAAACATCTTCCCCTACCCCTTCTTTACCAAATCGATCATAACGCGCTTTTTTCTCCGGGTCACCTAAAACTTCATAAGCCTCTGCAGCTGCTTTAAAGCGTTCTTCTGCAGCTTTGTTTCCAGGATTTTTATCGGGATGGTTTTCTTTGGCTATCTTACGATAAGCTTTCTTGATAGCAGCATCAGTAGCATTACGATCTACTCCTAAAATTTCATAATAATCTTTCTCCATTTATCTATAATCCAATTATAACTTTAGCAACCCGTAATACATACTCTCTGATCAAATATCCTTTTTCTACTACCATAATAACCCGCCCTTTCATATCTGAATCTTCTACCTGTTTTTGCATAACTGCTTCATGCAAGTCTGCATTAAACTCCGCTCCTTCCTCTAACAACATTTCTTGTACACCAAATTTTTTTAGCAGTGCACGTAATTTATCATGAATTAACTTCATGCCCTCTTGCATGGCATCTTTAACTACACCATGTTCATTCTGAAGAGCTATCATACCTCGCTCAAAATCATCTATAATAGGTAAAAGCTCTTTTAATGTTTCTTCATTTGCCTTATCTATAAGCGCTACTTTTTCCTTAGCAACACGTTTTTTAAAGTTTTCAAAATCAGCATAAAGACGAACATACCTGTCGTTTGCTTGAGTAAGTAAGTCTTGTAATTGATCTAATGATTGTACATCAGCACCAAACTGAAGTTCCTCTTTTTCATCAGCATTTACGGACACATCATCGTTCACTTCTTCATAAGAGGACTTACAGTAACATTCTGTATGCAATTGACCATCTTGCTCTTGACAGCAGCCTGGCTGTGACTGACCATCTTGTTCTCGACAGCAGCCTGGCTGATATGGATCACCTTCCTCTCTACAATAGCAATCTGTCTGGAATTGATCACCTTGTTCTCGTTGCTCTTGACAGCAGCCTGGCTGTGGCTGATTATCTTGTTCTCGACAGCA is drawn from Cardinium endosymbiont of Culicoides punctatus and contains these coding sequences:
- the dnaJ gene encoding molecular chaperone DnaJ is translated as MEKDYYEILGVDRNATDAAIKKAYRKIAKENHPDKNPGNKAAEERFKAAAEAYEVLGDPEKKARYDRFGKEGVGEDVYQREGHFYTENIDDLFNSAFGSFFGGGTRTQAKRGEDLSIKISLNLHEIAHGATKQVLIKRYVSCDTCGGNGSENGLAVETCTPCKGTGTIQRVFETVLGNMIKQGSCQDCSGTGKYVKKNCKDCSGTGRQFKEDQISFRVPSGMVEGMDLTISNKGNVPLRGGVSGNLIVFVKEEQDPFLKREGINICYTLHISFIDATLGCEKEVPTAYGKVLLKIPAGTSSGKVLKMKGKGIIDAAGFGAKGDQLVFVQIWTPQELTKEEKELLLSLKDSLNFQPKPGKHEPSFFDRVKTFFHR
- the dnaX gene encoding DNA polymerase III subunit gamma/tau, with product MSEFVVSARKYRPITFKDVISQSHITTTLKNAIAHKQLAHSFLFCGPRGVGKTTCARILAKAINCLQVTDESEPCNHCTNCLSFSKNNSINVYELDAASNNSVEDIRDLVDQIRYAPQVGKYKIYIIDEVHMLSNAAFNAFLKTLEEPPSYAIFILATTERHKVLPTILSRCQIFSFNRIKIEDIVTQLRIVALQESIAYEESALQLIAQKAEGAMRDALSMFDLMATSARTEGVITYDMARDHLQLLDHDYYFKCTTAFLVGDIPAVLTLYDTVLRAGFSGHHFIVGLGDHLRNLMVCKNSTTIPLLEVTDNLRPLYVEYAAKCTIPFLIRALASLNQCEIGYKASQHQRLHVELLLIELATLHMSYVEENKAEKEISTSTSFLNSDKNAKQLTEKSKEALYVPLEKPKVEVPKVKSEEINVTSVPKVVEKVPDRQRDTMEIPDLKTLKSSLVSEQQTDNPSQKKKITAKSNNGEQIIVKEVVQSFLIDYREQLKHIGNIAGYHLLNQPIEIQGDIISIALINPVQEDILQSLKEDLVAQLRKYIDHTSVTVQGYLVQQEQERKPYTDQEKLIYLGEKNTYINLLRERFLLEVAY
- a CDS encoding nucleotide exchange factor GrpE, whose translation is MNSQDIHTQTGCCREQDNQPQPGCCQEQREQGDQFQTDCYCREEGDPYQPGCCREQDGQSQPGCCQEQDGQLHTECYCKSSYEEVNDDVSVNADEKEELQFGADVQSLDQLQDLLTQANDRYVRLYADFENFKKRVAKEKVALIDKANEETLKELLPIIDDFERGMIALQNEHGVVKDAMQEGMKLIHDKLRALLKKFGVQEMLLEEGAEFNADLHEAVMQKQVEDSDMKGRVIMVVEKGYLIREYVLRVAKVIIGL